The following proteins are co-located in the Leptospira hartskeerlii genome:
- a CDS encoding DUF1365 domain-containing protein: protein MGLNSKIIEARVMHDRKIPKPNRFNYGVFTFQLDLDELDIVNDRLRMLGNNKFRVFSFKDTDHLNFGKEGIKENFLEYLRQEGVKEKVEKVTLITNLRVFGYVFNPVSFYFAEDKDGNPICAVAEVGNTFGEMKLYFLGKGSFDQKGFKRKEGKFFYVSPFVSLDSEFEFYLNPPQDGRVNLRIDAFENEERVMVTTYTGKVLDLTDLNLIRMFLKYPFVTLRVIGLIHWQALLLYLKKLPFIRKTEGLDKQRGLHLGRR, encoded by the coding sequence ATGGGACTAAATTCCAAGATCATCGAAGCCAGGGTCATGCATGATCGTAAGATCCCTAAACCGAATCGGTTCAATTACGGGGTCTTTACATTTCAATTGGACCTGGATGAGCTCGATATAGTAAACGATCGTTTACGGATGCTTGGAAATAATAAGTTTCGTGTATTCTCCTTTAAAGATACTGATCATTTAAACTTCGGAAAAGAAGGTATAAAAGAAAATTTTTTAGAGTACTTAAGACAGGAAGGAGTCAAAGAGAAGGTAGAAAAGGTAACGCTAATCACCAACCTAAGAGTATTCGGCTACGTCTTTAATCCGGTATCATTTTATTTTGCCGAGGATAAGGATGGAAATCCAATATGCGCCGTTGCTGAGGTTGGGAATACATTCGGAGAAATGAAGTTATACTTCCTTGGAAAAGGATCCTTCGATCAAAAAGGATTTAAAAGGAAAGAAGGGAAGTTCTTCTATGTGTCTCCTTTTGTCAGTTTGGACTCAGAGTTCGAATTTTATTTAAATCCTCCCCAAGACGGAAGGGTAAACTTAAGGATAGACGCTTTCGAAAATGAAGAAAGGGTCATGGTAACAACTTATACCGGAAAGGTTTTAGATCTGACGGATCTAAATCTAATCCGAATGTTCCTGAAATATCCTTTCGTAACTTTGAGAGTGATCGGGCTTATCCACTGGCAAGCCTTACTTCTTTACCTGAAAAAACTTCCTTTCATTCGAAAGACTGAAGGGTTAGACAAACAAAGAGGATTGCACCTTGGAAGGCGATAA
- the pyrF gene encoding orotidine-5'-phosphate decarboxylase, giving the protein MDFYSKFVRRREKLNSLLCVGIDPDITKLPPSLEKFPDKLYVFSKEIVDATAEYAVAYKPNIAFFEAFGSKGIEQFEKLISHIKTNHPEIPIVADAKRGDLDNTARQYAKFFFKELGVDSLTLSPYMGSDTIKPFIEDDSKMVFLLCLTSNPDSSELQKKTFSETGRTLYREVAALSEKFPVKNVGLVVGATHPKELLEIRKAHPDRIFLIPGYGAQGASLEEVISVCGKNSLVNSSRSIIFSSSNPDFAEAAGKAAASITEEMRKLLI; this is encoded by the coding sequence ATGGATTTCTATTCCAAATTCGTAAGAAGAAGGGAGAAGCTAAACTCCCTTCTTTGCGTTGGAATCGATCCTGATATCACCAAACTTCCTCCTTCCTTAGAAAAGTTTCCCGACAAGCTATACGTATTTTCCAAAGAGATTGTAGATGCTACCGCAGAATATGCAGTCGCTTACAAACCGAATATCGCATTCTTTGAAGCATTCGGTTCCAAAGGAATTGAACAGTTCGAAAAACTGATCTCTCATATCAAAACAAATCATCCTGAGATCCCGATTGTTGCAGATGCAAAACGGGGCGACTTGGATAACACCGCAAGACAGTACGCTAAGTTCTTTTTCAAAGAGTTAGGTGTCGATTCACTCACTCTTTCTCCATACATGGGATCGGACACGATCAAACCATTTATAGAAGATGATTCTAAAATGGTGTTTTTGCTTTGTCTGACTTCTAATCCGGATTCTTCCGAGCTGCAGAAAAAAACATTCTCCGAAACTGGTAGGACCTTATATAGAGAAGTTGCGGCTCTGAGCGAAAAGTTCCCGGTTAAAAATGTAGGTTTAGTAGTCGGGGCAACACATCCAAAGGAATTATTAGAAATTCGTAAAGCTCATCCGGATCGTATCTTCCTGATTCCCGGTTATGGAGCTCAAGGAGCTTCTTTAGAAGAAGTTATCTCCGTTTGCGGAAAAAATTCTTTGGTGAATTCTTCTAGAAGTATTATATTTTCTTCCTCTAATCCTGATTTTGCGGAAGCAGCGGGTAAAGCGGCAGCTTCCATCACTGAAGAGATGAGAAAGCTGCTCATTTAA
- a CDS encoding S-adenosylmethionine decarboxylase produces MSLKIQDQLKIVNRFSYLRNSIEIATTDKGEAFLFTKETISAGEVVAVWGGKAVHKNELAGLSGLSSPHRVHKDFYLVSPLHDDGIDSVHYIRQSADANCGFQGDITLVALRDIEAGQEITYHPAMKNPELAWARNEEAEIVRKRFNGSFPTYIQSKIESDPELKVYEPFKDGAWGLLTSIDLENCDAALIRDADAIKQYVVELCDLIEMKRFGETQVVYFGEDDRVAGYSMVQLIETSCISAHFANDTNTSYIDIFSCKGYDPKVAAEFTRKFFKGAAMRLTVTNRF; encoded by the coding sequence ATGAGCCTAAAGATCCAAGACCAACTTAAAATAGTTAATCGTTTTTCTTATCTAAGAAACAGTATCGAAATCGCTACTACAGACAAGGGCGAAGCTTTCCTTTTCACTAAGGAAACTATCTCTGCTGGAGAAGTTGTAGCAGTTTGGGGAGGAAAAGCAGTTCATAAGAATGAACTCGCAGGACTTTCCGGACTTTCTTCTCCTCATCGTGTGCATAAGGATTTCTATCTAGTTTCTCCTTTGCATGATGACGGAATTGATTCCGTTCATTATATCCGCCAATCTGCGGATGCAAACTGCGGCTTTCAGGGAGATATCACCCTGGTTGCGCTTCGTGACATCGAAGCTGGCCAAGAGATTACTTATCATCCTGCGATGAAAAATCCTGAACTCGCATGGGCTCGCAATGAAGAGGCAGAAATTGTCCGTAAACGTTTCAACGGAAGTTTCCCTACTTATATCCAGTCCAAGATCGAATCTGATCCTGAATTGAAAGTATATGAACCTTTCAAAGACGGAGCTTGGGGACTTCTTACCTCAATCGATCTGGAAAACTGTGATGCGGCTCTTATCCGTGACGCTGATGCAATTAAACAATACGTTGTGGAACTATGTGATTTGATCGAGATGAAACGTTTCGGTGAAACCCAAGTAGTTTACTTCGGAGAAGACGATCGTGTAGCCGGATATTCCATGGTGCAGTTGATCGAGACTTCTTGTATCTCCGCTCACTTTGCGAACGATACCAATACTTCTTATATCGATATCTTCTCTTGTAAAGGATACGATCCTAAAGTTGCGGCTGAGTTTACTCGCAAATTTTTCAAAGGCGCTGCAATGCGTCTTACAGTAACAAACCGCTTCTAA
- a CDS encoding YqaA family protein, giving the protein MELSKLLSELLQTYAGPGLTLISFGAATLLPFSSEAALMGAIWSGLSPGEAVFWASIGNCAACAFNYSLGYWFGKKIEDRISESKTYAGWAERMSRWGYWALGFSFLPFVGDPITVLSGFFRQKFWIFALVVFSLRILRYTALAYGFGL; this is encoded by the coding sequence TTGGAACTTTCAAAACTTTTGTCGGAACTTCTACAAACCTATGCAGGACCCGGATTAACTCTGATTTCTTTCGGAGCCGCCACCTTGCTTCCATTCAGTTCCGAGGCGGCACTTATGGGAGCGATCTGGTCCGGACTTTCTCCTGGAGAAGCAGTGTTTTGGGCTTCGATAGGGAACTGTGCAGCTTGCGCGTTCAACTATTCATTGGGTTATTGGTTTGGAAAAAAAATAGAAGATAGAATTTCAGAATCCAAAACCTACGCAGGTTGGGCCGAAAGAATGTCGAGATGGGGATATTGGGCCTTGGGATTTTCTTTTCTTCCATTTGTAGGAGATCCAATCACCGTACTCTCGGGATTTTTTCGCCAAAAGTTTTGGATTTTTGCCTTAGTAGTATTCTCACTTCGTATATTAAGATACACTGCCCTGGCATATGGATTCGGCTTGTAA
- the speE gene encoding polyamine aminopropyltransferase — translation MELWLDETLELPNGRALKIRVKEFLHSRKTPFQKIDVFESQSFGRMFTLDGVVMMTEADEFAYHEMIAHVPMMSHPNPEKVLVIGGGDGGTVREILKHPSVKEVHLCEIDKGVVDVCYEYFPEIANAMKDPRVKHAYEDGAKYVQDYKEYFDVICVDSSDPVGPAEVLFKRPFYETMAASLKQGGICTTQAESFYYHGKVIKELFQFIPEVFNHCGYYFTVVPTYPSGIIGFTYCSKGPDPYKVEPDPKRVPKGLKYYSAEIHKAAFTLPPFAQEYIVRK, via the coding sequence TTGGAACTTTGGCTGGACGAGACCCTCGAGTTACCTAACGGAAGGGCTCTCAAAATTAGAGTGAAGGAGTTCTTACATTCTCGTAAGACTCCTTTCCAAAAAATAGACGTATTCGAATCTCAAAGTTTCGGCAGAATGTTCACTCTAGACGGAGTTGTCATGATGACCGAAGCGGATGAGTTCGCGTATCATGAAATGATCGCTCACGTTCCTATGATGAGCCATCCGAATCCTGAAAAGGTTTTAGTGATTGGTGGCGGGGACGGAGGAACCGTTCGTGAGATCTTAAAACACCCTTCCGTAAAAGAAGTACATCTTTGCGAGATCGACAAGGGAGTTGTAGACGTTTGTTACGAATATTTCCCTGAGATCGCAAATGCGATGAAAGACCCGCGAGTCAAACACGCATACGAAGACGGAGCTAAATACGTTCAGGATTATAAAGAATATTTCGACGTGATCTGCGTTGATTCTTCCGATCCTGTAGGGCCTGCAGAAGTTTTATTCAAAAGACCTTTCTATGAGACAATGGCTGCTTCCTTGAAACAAGGCGGGATCTGTACAACTCAGGCAGAAAGTTTTTATTATCACGGAAAAGTAATTAAGGAATTATTCCAATTCATTCCCGAAGTATTCAATCATTGCGGATATTATTTTACAGTGGTTCCTACTTATCCTTCCGGAATTATAGGGTTCACTTACTGCTCTAAAGGACCTGATCCTTATAAAGTAGAGCCGGATCCTAAAAGAGTTCCAAAAGGTTTAAAATATTACTCTGCCGAGATCCATAAGGCTGCGTTTACTCTTCCTCCTTTTGCGCAAGAGTACATCGTAAGAAAATAA
- the alr gene encoding alanine racemase codes for MKDRTWIELSRAAISANLKNFRSLLSPKTLLTAVIKSNAYGHGLLETAELAHQAGADLFGVNSLEEAKLLRKKYPTFKILIMGEIPGLADRTAEVSDPNFWIIVSRTEEVRILTNCKPSPQIHLKVDTGMARLGFFGTDLERTFSEIKSEGLRLDGIATHFASTEDVLEQKYSKEQMKSFSEAVLLAEKFGFKNLVKHACASASTMLFPEAHYDLVRVGISLYGLWPSLQTRLSLHLSGKKDFNLSPVLSWKTRIVHIKTVPEDSFVGYGSTYQTSAPTRIAVVPVGYYEGLDRKLSNNGVMLVKGKRAKILGRICMNMTMLDITHIPGAEIGDEVTILGKDGEEEISADDHANWTYTINYEVTTRISESVPKKIAE; via the coding sequence ATGAAAGACAGAACTTGGATAGAACTTTCCAGAGCAGCAATCTCAGCGAACCTGAAAAATTTTCGCTCACTTCTTTCCCCTAAGACTTTACTCACTGCAGTCATCAAATCAAATGCGTATGGTCATGGACTTTTAGAGACTGCCGAGCTTGCTCACCAAGCTGGAGCAGATCTTTTCGGAGTCAATTCATTGGAAGAAGCAAAACTTCTCCGCAAAAAATATCCTACATTTAAAATATTGATCATGGGAGAAATCCCAGGACTTGCAGACAGAACTGCTGAAGTTTCGGATCCGAATTTTTGGATCATTGTATCTCGCACGGAAGAAGTGAGAATTTTAACAAATTGTAAACCTTCTCCTCAGATACACTTGAAGGTGGATACTGGAATGGCTCGTCTTGGGTTTTTCGGTACAGACTTGGAAAGAACATTTTCCGAGATCAAATCGGAAGGTTTGAGATTAGATGGGATCGCGACACATTTTGCTAGCACGGAAGATGTATTAGAGCAGAAATATTCTAAAGAGCAAATGAAGTCTTTTTCGGAAGCAGTCCTTCTCGCTGAAAAATTCGGATTTAAAAATTTAGTCAAACATGCATGTGCTTCCGCTTCTACCATGTTGTTTCCGGAAGCTCATTATGATCTGGTGCGTGTGGGAATCTCTCTCTATGGTCTTTGGCCGAGTTTGCAGACTAGGCTCTCTTTGCATCTAAGCGGCAAAAAAGATTTTAATCTTTCTCCTGTTCTTTCTTGGAAAACTAGAATTGTTCATATCAAGACCGTTCCGGAAGATAGTTTTGTAGGTTATGGTTCCACTTACCAAACAAGCGCGCCGACCAGGATCGCAGTCGTGCCTGTAGGTTATTACGAAGGATTGGATCGTAAACTTTCCAATAACGGGGTAATGCTCGTCAAAGGAAAAAGGGCAAAGATCCTGGGAAGGATCTGTATGAACATGACCATGTTGGATATCACACATATTCCAGGAGCAGAGATCGGAGATGAGGTCACGATCTTAGGCAAAGATGGAGAAGAAGAAATCTCCGCAGATGATCATGCAAACTGGACTTATACGATCAATTATGAAGTTACCACTCGGATCAGCGAGTCGGTCCCCAAAAAAATAGCAGAATAA
- a CDS encoding DUF2505 family protein: MKQYKVVQTFPVPLQDLLRAREERYKYLDRFPELKNVELLEERKEGNKVYQKRKVKLAESLPKVLATLLSDPSLLEDSVFDISTNTHEFTIAPPGNDSIVTIKGFSVYKEISPLESERSYEVKVSSGVFLMGSVIETVIEEIHRHSLEKDKNSISEFLKKGD, translated from the coding sequence ATGAAACAATATAAAGTAGTACAAACTTTCCCAGTTCCCCTCCAAGATCTACTCAGAGCTAGAGAAGAAAGATACAAATATTTAGATAGATTCCCCGAGTTGAAAAACGTGGAATTATTGGAGGAAAGAAAAGAGGGAAACAAAGTTTACCAAAAAAGAAAGGTAAAGTTAGCCGAATCCCTGCCAAAGGTGCTTGCTACACTACTTTCGGATCCTTCTCTTCTGGAAGATTCCGTTTTTGATATTTCTACAAACACCCATGAGTTCACGATTGCGCCTCCGGGAAACGATTCAATTGTCACCATCAAGGGATTCTCCGTATACAAGGAGATCAGCCCTCTTGAATCAGAGAGAAGTTACGAAGTGAAAGTAAGCTCCGGAGTCTTCCTAATGGGTTCCGTGATCGAAACAGTGATCGAAGAGATCCATAGACATTCTTTGGAGAAGGACAAAAACTCCATCTCCGAATTCCTGAAAAAGGGAGATTGA
- the speD gene encoding adenosylmethionine decarboxylase: protein MNALGKHVIAEFYECDYETINNHELVEDIMLKAVDLSGATTVKSVFHRFSPFGVSGVVVVSESHFAIHTWPEYGYCAIDVFTCGDLIDNQAALEYLKERFGSKSISVVEMKRGLLKLGVDLPHKPVGK from the coding sequence ATGAACGCATTGGGAAAGCACGTAATTGCAGAATTTTATGAGTGTGATTACGAGACCATCAACAATCACGAATTGGTAGAAGATATCATGTTGAAGGCAGTCGACCTCTCCGGCGCCACCACAGTTAAATCTGTTTTTCACAGATTTAGTCCGTTTGGTGTGAGCGGTGTGGTTGTCGTGAGCGAATCCCATTTCGCCATACATACCTGGCCAGAATACGGTTATTGCGCTATCGACGTCTTCACTTGCGGAGACCTAATCGATAATCAGGCAGCTCTGGAATATCTCAAGGAACGCTTCGGCTCAAAGAGCATCTCCGTAGTGGAAATGAAGCGCGGTTTGTTGAAACTTGGCGTAGACCTACCTCACAAGCCAGTTGGGAAATAA
- a CDS encoding SAM-dependent methyltransferase — MEGDNIVKVEPLESAGSEIGTLSFYERIFFSALSGMQRGSLRILFPDGGQKYLGNPNSSDPPEFHHAILQVKDRKFFKKLVLYGDLGLAESYMDGDWDTDDIRAIICWFLLNLESTPSVSGSDKNFIHLTLMNLGNRLLHIFRNNSIRGSKKNISEHYDIGNDFYKKFLDPTMTYSCAYFSDQVKSLEEAQIFKIENLCKKLKLKASDHLLEIGTGWGAFSTYAAKNYGCKVTSYTISEEQYKFAKAQISAMGLEDKIEVRLEDYRKVQGTYDKIVTVEMLEAVGHEYFEDFFAMCHRVLKKDGLMAHQIITCPDSRYESFRKGVDFIQKHIFPGSLLPSVARINEAINKTGDMFLHELEDIGRYYDRTLMTWQKGFEENLSSIASMGYDESFLRKWRYYFSYCAAAFHMRNISVVQVVYTRPNNLGLNSQ, encoded by the coding sequence TTGGAAGGCGATAATATTGTAAAAGTAGAACCGTTAGAAAGTGCTGGTTCGGAGATTGGAACTTTAAGTTTTTATGAAAGGATCTTCTTCTCCGCATTATCAGGAATGCAAAGAGGGTCTCTCAGGATCCTTTTCCCGGACGGAGGACAAAAATATTTAGGAAATCCGAATTCTTCCGATCCTCCAGAGTTTCATCATGCAATCCTACAAGTGAAAGACCGAAAGTTTTTCAAAAAGCTGGTATTGTATGGAGATCTTGGGCTTGCAGAATCTTATATGGACGGTGATTGGGATACGGACGATATTCGAGCGATCATATGTTGGTTTTTGTTAAATTTAGAAAGTACACCTTCTGTCAGCGGTTCCGATAAAAATTTTATTCATCTTACATTGATGAATTTAGGAAATCGACTTCTGCATATATTCCGAAATAATTCCATCCGAGGAAGTAAGAAAAATATTTCGGAACATTACGATATAGGAAATGATTTTTATAAGAAGTTCTTAGATCCAACAATGACTTATTCCTGCGCGTACTTTTCCGACCAGGTAAAGTCTTTGGAAGAGGCGCAAATCTTTAAGATAGAAAACCTATGTAAAAAATTAAAACTCAAGGCTTCCGATCATCTTTTAGAGATTGGGACCGGTTGGGGTGCATTCTCTACTTATGCCGCTAAAAACTACGGATGCAAAGTGACTTCTTATACGATCTCGGAAGAACAATACAAATTTGCAAAAGCACAAATTTCTGCGATGGGCTTAGAAGATAAGATAGAAGTCCGATTGGAAGATTATAGAAAAGTTCAGGGCACTTACGATAAGATCGTTACAGTGGAAATGTTAGAAGCAGTAGGTCACGAATATTTCGAGGACTTCTTTGCAATGTGTCATAGAGTTTTGAAAAAAGACGGGCTTATGGCTCACCAGATCATCACTTGTCCGGATTCCAGGTATGAGTCATTTAGAAAGGGAGTGGATTTTATCCAAAAGCATATTTTTCCCGGATCACTTTTACCTTCCGTTGCAAGGATCAATGAAGCCATTAATAAGACCGGCGATATGTTCCTTCATGAGCTGGAAGATATCGGTCGGTATTATGATCGGACTCTCATGACTTGGCAGAAGGGATTTGAAGAAAATCTTTCATCCATCGCAAGTATGGGGTATGACGAATCCTTTTTGCGAAAGTGGAGATATTATTTTTCGTATTGCGCCGCAGCATTCCATATGAGAAATATTAGCGTGGTGCAGGTAGTGTATACCAGGCCGAATAATCTCGGATTGAATTCTCAGTGA
- a CDS encoding 1-acyl-sn-glycerol-3-phosphate acyltransferase: MDPITEKETPKQVQPVYTTKTYSFLIRIVFKARGILFDGFEEHFAASNPKKILEAPYPSILMANHVWEGDVPALAAVYPHIHPSIKFAIPAREDILGKDFLVKEFKPKGLLKLFFFLIDKSGMIPKYLDYIGCVPIKRPFRDNARELLKKGLLRDMVDQEWGYLSDRISEGRNLFLFPEGVFNQDGYMAQVKKGVYFLRTKFKNLNFTSFTLTYDYLSSKKSELHIGYGEQFPIPENADADQVANIVKGRLGSGYTVTAGNLASYMILKFEGKAKESKEKLFSLLTSLAEKIKNAHPEIYISEKFKTDALKHAFDFFLEKAKKGGFVRLEGNDIVFLEKLFQLPKDLHNLKKKNLVLYHRNQLTYHLPKLDTIWSAINA, translated from the coding sequence ATGGACCCAATTACAGAAAAAGAAACTCCAAAGCAAGTTCAACCTGTATATACTACTAAGACCTATAGTTTTTTGATCAGGATCGTATTCAAGGCGAGAGGGATTTTATTCGATGGTTTCGAAGAACATTTTGCAGCGAGTAATCCTAAAAAAATTTTAGAAGCCCCCTATCCTTCCATTCTAATGGCCAATCATGTTTGGGAAGGAGATGTTCCTGCTTTGGCAGCGGTATATCCTCATATTCATCCCTCAATTAAATTCGCAATTCCTGCAAGAGAAGATATATTAGGAAAAGATTTTTTAGTGAAAGAGTTCAAACCGAAAGGACTTCTGAAACTTTTCTTTTTTTTAATAGATAAATCAGGGATGATCCCTAAATATTTGGATTATATAGGTTGTGTCCCAATCAAAAGACCTTTTAGAGACAATGCGAGAGAACTTCTGAAAAAAGGACTTTTAAGAGATATGGTAGACCAAGAATGGGGCTATCTTTCAGACAGGATCTCTGAGGGAAGAAACCTTTTTCTATTTCCGGAGGGAGTGTTTAACCAAGACGGGTACATGGCGCAAGTGAAAAAAGGAGTCTATTTCCTCAGAACTAAATTCAAAAATTTGAATTTCACTTCCTTTACCTTGACTTACGACTATCTCTCTTCTAAAAAATCAGAGCTTCATATAGGTTATGGAGAGCAATTCCCTATCCCAGAAAATGCGGATGCAGATCAAGTTGCTAATATCGTAAAAGGAAGATTAGGAAGCGGATACACAGTCACCGCGGGAAATTTGGCTTCTTATATGATCTTAAAATTCGAAGGGAAAGCGAAAGAAAGTAAGGAAAAATTATTTTCACTTCTCACTTCCTTAGCCGAGAAGATCAAGAACGCTCACCCTGAAATTTATATTTCCGAAAAATTCAAAACGGACGCGCTTAAACACGCATTCGATTTCTTTTTAGAGAAGGCCAAAAAAGGTGGCTTTGTCCGATTAGAAGGAAACGATATAGTTTTCTTGGAAAAATTATTTCAGCTCCCGAAAGATCTTCATAATTTAAAGAAAAAAAATCTGGTCTTATATCACAGAAACCAACTCACGTATCATCTTCCTAAATTGGATACGATTTGGTCCGCTATTAACGCCTGA
- a CDS encoding LIC_20245 family lipoprotein, producing MNQKRTYLILSILIVSLIGIFYLLFPGTSPKENTSYQGGLSEETLTRKENSLFEGGSFLDFSGHIEETASGPVAVTAEQGSKPTKTKSYLESLSPEEKAKLYEQLYEKFKPLTEKFPNNSLIPKKLSEEEIAKKKENEDHYYRVQREILERKDVPKEEMSFYLNAKLKRSDDMLEILKYGMENYQKLVGENPKTANPEYEKLLKERLDGISKSREEVISAQKGN from the coding sequence ATGAATCAAAAAAGAACGTATTTAATCTTATCCATACTCATCGTTTCCTTGATCGGAATTTTTTATCTTCTATTTCCGGGAACTTCTCCAAAAGAAAACACAAGCTACCAAGGTGGGCTCTCGGAAGAGACCTTGACTAGAAAAGAAAACTCTCTATTCGAAGGAGGATCTTTCTTAGATTTTTCAGGACATATAGAAGAGACAGCCTCCGGACCTGTTGCGGTTACCGCTGAACAAGGTTCTAAACCTACTAAAACAAAATCTTATCTAGAAAGTTTAAGTCCGGAAGAAAAAGCTAAATTATACGAGCAACTTTATGAGAAGTTCAAACCTCTTACCGAAAAATTTCCGAACAATTCTCTCATCCCTAAAAAACTTTCAGAAGAAGAAATAGCTAAAAAGAAAGAAAATGAAGATCATTATTACAGGGTTCAAAGAGAAATTTTAGAAAGAAAAGATGTGCCTAAGGAAGAAATGTCCTTCTATCTAAATGCAAAATTAAAACGATCCGACGATATGTTAGAGATCCTAAAATATGGAATGGAGAATTATCAAAAATTAGTGGGAGAAAATCCAAAAACCGCCAATCCAGAATATGAGAAACTTCTAAAGGAAAGATTGGATGGCATTTCTAAGAGTAGGGAAGAAGTGATCTCTGCTCAAAAAGGAAACTAA
- a CDS encoding NAD(P)/FAD-dependent oxidoreductase codes for MKKNSPVKKKSQKIPNRKKEKLAIVGSGIAGMGCSYFLRDRYDITVFEKADYVGGHTNTVFVPEEDQKIPIDTGFIVFNHVTYPNLKRFFEELNVPTKKTSMSFSVQHVPDNLEFCGSGLNGLFAQRKNIFNFRFLRLLLNINRFNDESPKILQDPKYKEYSLHRYIKEEGYHPDLLTYYLVPMSSAVWSTPEDLMLEFPAYSLVRFFLNHGFLGLNTQHQWYTVDGGSIEYVKRLLSSNRDGFHINSPVLGVETTPTGKAKLIFKGKKSEVFDKVILACHADNSLSILKKPTSLQRELLSQFEYQENIATLHTDDSVMPNTRSTWSSWNYRMDQIQGQILPHTIYWMNCLQGVSKKKDYFLSIGDPGLVDPKKILKRIKYEHPLFHVGSLKAQGRLSELNQKGPIYFCGSYFRYGFHEDAFWSAKELSETLLGRKVWD; via the coding sequence TTGAAAAAGAATTCTCCCGTTAAAAAGAAATCCCAAAAGATCCCTAACCGAAAGAAGGAAAAACTTGCGATTGTCGGTTCCGGTATTGCCGGAATGGGTTGCTCTTATTTTCTAAGGGACCGTTACGATATTACTGTTTTTGAAAAGGCCGATTATGTTGGAGGTCATACAAACACCGTATTTGTACCGGAAGAAGATCAAAAGATCCCGATCGATACTGGGTTTATAGTTTTTAATCATGTCACTTATCCCAATTTAAAACGATTTTTCGAAGAATTAAATGTCCCCACAAAGAAGACTAGCATGTCTTTTAGTGTACAACATGTTCCTGATAATCTTGAGTTTTGCGGTTCAGGATTGAACGGTCTATTTGCCCAAAGAAAGAATATATTCAATTTTCGATTTTTACGTTTACTCTTGAATATCAATCGGTTCAATGATGAGTCTCCTAAGATATTACAAGATCCTAAATACAAAGAATATTCTTTGCATAGATATATAAAAGAAGAAGGATATCATCCTGATCTTTTGACATACTATTTGGTTCCAATGAGTTCTGCAGTTTGGTCTACTCCGGAAGATCTGATGTTGGAGTTCCCAGCTTACTCTTTGGTCCGATTCTTCTTGAATCATGGATTCTTAGGACTAAATACTCAGCATCAATGGTACACTGTGGATGGCGGCTCTATCGAGTATGTCAAAAGGCTGCTCTCATCCAATCGAGATGGATTTCATATCAACTCGCCGGTGTTAGGTGTAGAAACAACTCCGACAGGGAAAGCCAAGCTTATATTTAAAGGAAAGAAATCTGAAGTGTTCGATAAGGTTATACTTGCCTGCCATGCGGACAATTCCTTATCAATCTTGAAAAAGCCGACATCTTTACAGAGAGAATTGTTATCTCAGTTTGAGTATCAGGAGAATATTGCAACCTTGCATACGGATGATTCGGTAATGCCGAATACAAGATCTACTTGGTCTTCTTGGAATTATAGAATGGATCAAATCCAAGGTCAGATCCTTCCTCATACTATCTATTGGATGAACTGTTTGCAGGGAGTATCAAAGAAGAAGGATTATTTTTTATCCATAGGAGATCCAGGGCTTGTGGATCCTAAAAAGATCTTGAAAAGGATAAAATACGAACATCCTCTTTTTCATGTCGGTTCTTTAAAAGCGCAAGGAAGATTATCCGAACTGAATCAAAAGGGGCCTATTTATTTCTGCGGAAGTTATTTTAGATATGGGTTTCATGAAGATGCCTTTTGGTCCGCTAAAGAATTATCGGAGACCTTATTGGGAAGGAAGGTATGGGACTAA